A single region of the Alosa alosa isolate M-15738 ecotype Scorff River chromosome 6, AALO_Geno_1.1, whole genome shotgun sequence genome encodes:
- the LOC125295653 gene encoding hemoglobin subunit beta-like codes for MVDWTDAERSAIAALWGKINPDEIGPQALARLLIVSPWTQRHFSTFGNLSNSAAIMGNAKVAAHGRTVMNGLDRAVKNLDDIKNTYSDLSVMHSEKLHVDPDNFRNLADIITVCVAMKFGPSVFTADAQEAWQKFLSVVVSALGRQYH; via the exons ATGGTTGACTGGACTGATGCTGAGCGCAGTGCCATCGCCGCCCTGTGGGGAAAGATCAACCCCGATGAGATCGGACCCCAAGCCCTGGCCAG GCTCCTGATCGTGTCTCCCTGGACTCAGAGACATTTCAGTACCTTTGGCAACCTGTCAAATTCCGCCGCCATCATGGGTAACGCCAAGGTGGCCGCACACGGAAGGACCGTGATGAATGGACTGGACAGGGCCGTGAAGAATCTGGATGACATCAAGAACACTTACAGTGACCTGAGTGTGATGCACTCTGAGAAACTGCATGTGGATCCCGATAACTTCAGG AACCTGGCTGACATCATCACCGTGTGTGTGGCCATGAAGTTCGGCCCCTCTGTCTTCACCGCCGATGCCCAGGAGGCCTGGCAGAAGTTCCTGTCTGTCGTTGTCTCTGCTCTCGGCAGACAGTACCATTAG
- the si:ch211-5k11.8 gene encoding hemoglobin subunit alpha-like, with protein sequence MSLSAKDKANVKAIWGKISSKSDDIGAEALGRMLVVYPQTKTYFSHWADVSPGSAPVKKHGKTIMGAVGDAVGKMDDLVGGLASLSELHAFKLRIDPANFKILAHCLLVVIGMLFPADFTPDIHVSVDKFFQNLALALAEKYR encoded by the exons ATGAGTCTCTCTGCAAAGGACAAGGCCAACGTAAAGGCCATCTGGGGTAAGATCTCATCAAAGTCTGATGACATCGGAGCTGAAGCCCTTGGCAG AATGCTGGTTGTCTACCCTCAGACTAAGACCTACTTCTCTCACTGGGCTGACGTGAGCCCTGGGTCTGCCCCAGTTAAGAAGCACGGAAAGACCATCATGGGAGCTGTCGGTGATGCCGTCGGTAAGATGGACGACCTGGTTGGAGGTCTCGCATCTCTCAGCGAACTGCATGCTTTCAAGCTGCGGATTGATCCTGCTAACTTCAAG ATCTTGGCTCACTGTCTCCTCGTTGTCATTGGCATGTTGTTTCCAGCCGACTTCACCCCTGATATCCACGTGTCTGTGGACAAGTTCTTCCAAAACTTGGCTTTGGCTCTTGCTGAGAAGTACCGCTAA
- the LOC125295655 gene encoding hemoglobin subunit alpha-like, whose translation MSLTAKDKAAVKAIWGKIGSRADEIGAEALGRMLVVYPQTKTYFSHWADVSPGSAPVKKHGKTIMGAVGEAVGMMDDLVGGLASLSELHAFKLRIDPANFKILAHCLIVVIGMLFPAEFTPDAQVSVDKFFQNLALALAEKYR comes from the exons ATGAGTCTCACAGCAAAGGACAAGGCCGCAGTGAAGGCTATTTGGGGAAAGATCGGCAGCAGGGCTGATGAAATCGGAGCCGAAGCCCTTGGCAG GATGCTGGTTGTCTACCCACAGACTAAGACCTACTTTTCCCACTGGGCTGACGTGAGCCCTGGGTCTGCACCGGTGAAGAAGCACGGAAAGACCATAATGGGAGCTGTCGGTGAAGCCGTCGGTATGATGGACGACCTGGTTGGAGGTCTCGCATCTCTCAGCGAACTGCATGCTTTCAAGCTGCGGATTGACCCTGCCAATTTCAAG ATCTTGGCTCACTGCCTCATCGTTGTCATTGGCATGCTGTTCCCCGCAGAATTCACCCCTGATGCTCAGGTGTCTGTGGACAAATTCTTCCAGAACTTGGCTCTTGCTCTGGCTGAGAAGTACCGTTAA
- the LOC125295654 gene encoding hemoglobin subunit beta-like: MVDWTDAERSAIVGLWGKINPDEIGPQALVRLLIVSPWTQRHFSTFGNLSNSAAIMGNAKVAAHGKTVMNGLDRAVKNLDDIKNTYRELSVMHSEKLHVDPDNFKNLADILTVCVAMKFGPSVFTADAQEAWQKFLSVVVSALGRQYH; encoded by the exons ATGGTTGACTGGACAGATGCTGAGCGCAGTGCCATCGTCGGCCTGTGGGGAAAGATCAACCCCGATGAGATCGGACCCCAAGCCCTGGTCAG GCTCCTGATCGTGTCTCCTTGGACTCAGAGGCATTTCAGTACCTTTGGTAACCTGTCAAATTCCGCCGCCATCATGGGTAACGCCAAGGTAGCTGCACACGGAAAGACAGTGATGAATGGACTGGACAGGGCCGTGAAGAATCTGGATGACATCAAGAACACCTACCGTGAACTGAGTGTGATGCACTCCGAGAAACTGCACGTGGATCCTGATAACTTCAAG AATCTGGCTGACATCCTCACCGTGTGTGTGGCCATGAAGTTCGGCCCCTCTGTCTTCACCGCCGATGCCCAGGAGGCCTGGCAGAAGTTCCTGTCTGTCGTTGTCTCTGCTCTCGGCAGACAGTACCACTAG